GAGCCCCAGTTAGCTGATCATGTGAATTTGTTGGGTCCCAGCTTAACTTTGAAGAATCCAATCCTTAAATCTGCAGATATCAAAACTAAAGCTACCATGAACAATGGTGGAAAGGCGCAGAGGAGAAATATATGGCATCGTATCATTGGCATGAAAAAGGCTGAGACAAAAAAATTGCCAAGTCCTGTTTCATTGACAAATGAGCAGCCAAGCAATATTGCAGAAGAAGATTGTAAATTAGATGCTGTTCTATCTGCTATTGGGCCTGAATCTACGACAAATGATTGCATGCGTGTTCTAAAACTGCTAGAAAAGAGAAGTGATGAAATGTTGATAAACttcatcaaatggatgaggaCAAATGGGAAGTTGAAGCAAAATATGCCAGCTTATAATTTTGCCATCCGAGTTTTAGCTAGGAAAGAGGACTGGGATACGGCTAACATGCTAATTCAAGAGATGGTTTCTGATTCAGATTGTCAGCTAAACTCTCAAGTATTTAGCCCTTTAATACAAATATGTGCTAAAAGGGGGCTTGTTGATTGGGGAGCAAAGTGGTTCCACATGATGTTAGAAAAAGAGGTGAGACCCAACACTGCCACCATTGGTATGCTTATGGGCCTTTACCAGAGAAAGGGCAAACTTTCAGAAGCCGAGTTTACTTTCAGCCACATGAGGGCCTGCAGAATTCACTGTGTCACTGCCTACTCATCAATGATCACGATTTACACACGCCTAGGTATGTATGACAAGTCTGAGGAAATTATCCACTTTATGGGTGAAGATGAAGTTGTTCCAGATTTGGAGAATTGGTTAGTTCATCTTAATACCTACAGTCAGCAAGGTAAACTGAAGGAGGCTGAATCTGTGTTGACATTGATGCAAGAAGCTGGATACTCCCCCAATATTGTTGCGTACAATATCTTGATCACAGGGTATGGGAAGCAAGCTGATGTCAAGGCTGCAGAACTTGTATTTCAGAGGCTCCAACGCATAGGCTTGGAGCCTGATGAAACAACATATAGGTCCATGATTGAAGGTTTCGGTAGAGCTGACTATTATAAAGAGGCTATGCAATATTACGTGGAACTCAAGAGATCGGGATTTAGACCTAACTCTTCAAACTTCTACACGATGGTCAACATGCATGCCAGGCATGGGGATGACAGGGATATTGTTCAAACACTAAAAGATATGAGGGCGGCTGGCTGCCAATACTCGTCCATGTTGAGTAGCCTTCTGCAGGCATATGAGAGGGTTGGCAGATTAGATAAAGTTCGTCAAATTTTAAAAGCTTCTTTTTATGATGAAATTTTAGTGGATCAGACTTCAACTTCCATATTAGTCATGTCCTATGTACAAAATTCCCTCTTGGATGATGCTTTCCAAACTTTGCAGGAAAAAAGGTGGAAAGATTCAAATTATGAAGACAGCTTGTACCATTTGCTAATATGTTCTTGCAAGGAGGCCAGTCGTTATGAGGATGCTATTAGGATTTATAATAAGATGCCTCAGTCTGACGTTTACCCAAATCTGCAcatcacatcttcaatgattGATGTATTCAGTATCCTGAACAGATTCACTGAAGCAGAGGATCTTTACTTGAAGTTGAAAGCATCAGGGGTCATTTTTGATGTTATTGCTTACAGTATAGTGGTGAGAATGTATATTAAAGCAGAGTCTTTGAAGGATGCCTGTTTAGTTTTGGACACGTTGGAAAACCAGAAAGATATTGTTCCAGacaaatttctttttatggatATGCTTCGGCTTTATCAGCAGTGTGTGGGATGCTAGAAAAATTGGCAAATGCCTACTACTTGATGCTGAGATGTGGAGTTACATGGGATGAGGCAATGTATAACTGTGTGATAAATTGCTGTGGCCGAGCCTTGCCTGTGGACGAGCTCTCAAGGCTTTTCAATGAGATGATTCATTGTGGATATGCTGCTAACACGATAACTTTCAATGTGATGCTGGATATCTATGGTAAAGCAGGGTTCCTTATCAAGGCCAGGAAAGTATTCTGGATGGTTCACAAACGGCATTTAGCTGATATTATTTCTTACAATACCATCATATCGGTCCATGGCAAAAACAAGGATTTTAAGCTGATGAGATATTTTGTACAAAGAATGAGAGATGCTGGTTATTCTGTCTCCCTTGAAGCATACAATTCTATGTTGGATGCATATGGAAAAGAAGGTCTGCTTGATAAGTTCAATGAAGTGCTGCGGGAGATGAAACAGACCAGTTGTACTTCCAATCACTATACATACAAcattttgattaatatatacGGAAAGAAGGGTTGGATTGAGGAAGTTGCTGATGTGCTCAGTGAGCTGAAGCAACGTGGATTAGAACCTGATTTGTACAGCTACAACAGTTTGATCAAGGCTTATGGAATTGCCGGAATGGTTGAAGAGGCTGTCAATGTGGTACGGGAAATGCGAACCAAAGGAATTGATCCTGATCGTGTGACTTACTCTAATCTTGTGGTCGCTctccaacaaaatgaaaattttctagaaGCTGTCAAGTGGTCACTTTGGATGAAGCAAATTGGAATGTCAAAGTAGAAAACTTGCAACCATTTATGTGTCATCATATGGTGAATCTTAGAATACTTCAGGGGTATCTGGACTACTTCACAACAGTGAGGTCACTTGGTACTCTAGACaagtaaatatattttcatcCTTAATCAATTTCTATATGTTTTTGTGTATTTCATATAATTCTGGTATTCTGATTTAAAATATCCAATAGTTTTGCAGTACATttatattttggaaattttataaAGCAAAAGAATACTATTAATGTTGTTGCAGTAGCTCTTGAAGCCAGGGTTTTCACTACAGAATGGCTGGTATTAGTTAGAAGGGTATCCGTGTTTGTGTTTCCTGGATATATACCCCCATGAAACTTCATAATTGCATTTGTAACCCTATAACATTTATAATCAAGCCTATACCAGTGAGCGTTAATCTTGGAATTTGTGACCTTGTAGAGACTAGGGAGGTACcttaagcaaaaagaaaaattgcttTTACTAGGGAGGTACCTTAAGCAAATCAAGGTTTCTTTCATACTGATGTAgacattaatatttttagggccataactaattataatattcataTCTTACTACCTCTACTCTACTTCAATTTTTTGCACAACCAACTATTTCATCTGGTTATATAGAATATCATTATATTCACTGTTTCATGCTTCCATTGATTGCCAGGGAAAAACCTCAACGTTAGTAATAttgtttgctttatttttctcttaattttcaaCAATCTATTTCATTGTGAATCCATAAAATAGTAATGTTCTCTGGATCATTTTGATTAAATTGGAAATTGTAACACATATTGCAGAGttcattgattgattaattaagcTTAGTTGTCATCAGTGTTGTCTATTTGGTTTTCTGTAGCATACTACTGCATCTATTTATGAGGGTTTTTAGTAAAGATCATTTTTAAAGATTATCCTTTTTGTAGCCATTCTCCATAACTCTTAAAATGGTGACTtgatcttctcttcttcttcatgattgattttttcatatttttttggaaataagaAAGGTGTAATTAGATCTTGAATTGAATAAATGCCATCTAATTTTGCACATCAAAgaccttaatttttatttttattgaaatctaATTAGTGTCAAAGAAAGCTTAATAATTACTCGTGGATGACAGTCTGTTAGGTTTGCAATTTTTTCTTggaatttcatattttgaacaATTCC
This portion of the Dioscorea cayenensis subsp. rotundata cultivar TDr96_F1 chromosome 3, TDr96_F1_v2_PseudoChromosome.rev07_lg8_w22 25.fasta, whole genome shotgun sequence genome encodes:
- the LOC120254036 gene encoding LOW QUALITY PROTEIN: pentatricopeptide repeat-containing protein At4g30825, chloroplastic-like (The sequence of the model RefSeq protein was modified relative to this genomic sequence to represent the inferred CDS: deleted 2 bases in 1 codon); amino-acid sequence: MGSLQVSVASEFHDRKRFDALGNADVLAAEWIVCNSWVSGKKLLISRSHSYGGFLDDKSLKRKVNIPFSFVSGRFRCSLIDHNRFEKFIVSGPGGVHGSKSVTELVEEPQLADHVNLLGPSLTLKNPILKSADIKTKATMNNGGKAQRRNIWHRIIGMKKAETKKLPSPVSLTNEQPSNIAEEDCKLDAVLSAIGPESTTNDCMRVLKLLEKRSDEMLINFIKWMRTNGKLKQNMPAYNFAIRVLARKEDWDTANMLIQEMVSDSDCQLNSQVFSPLIQICAKRGLVDWGAKWFHMMLEKEVRPNTATIGMLMGLYQRKGKLSEAEFTFSHMRACRIHCVTAYSSMITIYTRLGMYDKSEEIIHFMGEDEVVPDLENWLVHLNTYSQQGKLKEAESVLTLMQEAGYSPNIVAYNILITGYGKQADVKAAELVFQRLQRIGLEPDETTYRSMIEGFGRADYYKEAMQYYVELKRSGFRPNSSNFYTMVNMHARHGDDRDIVQTLKDMRAAGCQYSSMLSSLLQAYERVGRLDKVRQILKASFYDEILVDQTSTSILVMSYVQNSLLDDAFQTLQEKRWKDSNYEDSLYHLLICSCKEASRYEDAIRIYNKMPQSDVYPNLHITSSMIDVFSILNRFTEAEDLYLKLKASGVIFDVIAYSIVVRMYIKAESLKDACLVLDTLENQKDIVPDKFLFMDMLRLYQQCGMLEKLANAYYLMLRCGVTWDEAMYNCVINCCGRALPVDELSRLFNEMIHCGYAANTITFNVMLDIYGKAGFLIKARKVFWMVHKRHLADIISYNTIISVHGKNKDFKLMRYFVQRMRDAGYSVSLEAYNSMLDAYGKEGLLDKFNEVLREMKQTSCTSNHYTYNILINIYGKKGWIEEVADVLSELKQRGLEPDLYSYNSLIKAYGIAGMVEEAVNVVREMRTKGIDPDRVTYSNLVVALQQNENFLEAVKWSLWMKQIGMSK